In Anticarsia gemmatalis isolate Benzon Research Colony breed Stoneville strain chromosome 4, ilAntGemm2 primary, whole genome shotgun sequence, one DNA window encodes the following:
- the caz gene encoding FUS RNA binding protein cabeza, whose protein sequence is MGDPGDYSGGGYSAQYSVPPPTMASNDNNYGSGQNYNQGSYPPSQGQDWNPQNSGGNSYGSNQSGNNYGQSYDSNYGSGGYDRNSSSGYNVSGGDRGSNYYGGGGDRGGSNYGGGDRDRDRQGYSGGGDRGGYGGGDRSSYNRDGGNRDGGYGGGGRGGGYNKGGGGGYGGDRGGGDMVTQEDTVFIQGMNPSTTEEELCQHFGSIGIIKTDKKTQRPKVWMYKDKATGQPKGEATVTYEDSNAASSAIQWFDGKDFNGATIKVSLAQRQNTWGGNKGGGGGGFRGGRGGGGGGRGGGPGGRGGGGGGGGGGGAGGGGGGGPPSGNRAGDWRCPNPSCGNTNFSWRKSCNRCNEEKPEGAGGGPPPSGGGGGGGGRGGGGGPPGRGGRGGRGGGDRGGWGGGRGGDRGGDRGGDRRGYGGGGGDRGSGGGAMRGEGGGRDRQRPY, encoded by the exons ATGGGTGATC CCGGCGATTACAGTGGTGGCGGTTATTCAGCCCAATATTCTGTACCACCACCCACAATGGCTTCTAATGACAATAACTACGGTTCTGGACAAAACTATAACCAAGGGAGCTACCCTCCAAGCCAAGGCCAAGATTGGAATCCACAAAATTCAG gtgGCAATTCCTATGGAAGCAATCAATCAGGAAATAATTATGGCCAAAGCTATGATTCCAACTATGGTAGCGGTGGCTATGACCGTAACAGCAGCAGTGGATATAATGTGAGTGGAGGTGACCGTGGTAGTAACTACTATGGAGGTGGCGGAGACCGCGGAGGCTCTAACTATGGGGGTGGAGACCGAGACAGGGACAGACAAGGATACTCTGGTGGTGGAGATCGGGGAGGATATGGAGGTGGCGACCGATCAAGCTACAATAGAGACGGGGGGAATAGAGATGGAGGATATGG TGGCGGCGGCAGGGGGGGTGGTTATAATAAAG GTGGCGGCGGTGGTTACGGTGGTGACCGGGGTGGGGGCGATATGGTTACGCAAGAGGATACCGTTTTTATCCAGGGCATGAATCCATCTACTACTGAAGAAGAATTATGCCAGCACTTTGGATCGATCGGCATTATTAAG ACCGACAAGAAAACTCAACGACCCAAGGTGTGGATGTACAAAGATAAAGCTACTGGCCAACCAAAGGGCGAAGCCACTGTCACCTACGAAGATTCGAATGCTGCTTCTTCAGCTATTCAGTGGTTTGACGGAAAAGATTTCAACGGAGCTACGATTAAAGTATCTCTCGCTCAACGTCAAAATACTTGGGGTGGTAATAAAGGAGGCGGAGGCGGCGGCTTCCGTGGCGGCCGAGGCGGAGGAGGCGGAGGTCGTGGCGGCGGCCCGGGCGGCAgaggcggcggcggtggcggcggcggcggaggcggtgCTGGCGGTGGCGGCGGAGGCGGACCGCCCAGCGGAAATAGAGCAGGAGACTGGAGATGCCCGAACCCGAGTTGCGGAAACACTAACTTTTCATGGAGAAAGTCCTGCAATAGGTGCAACGAGGAAAAACCTGAAGGAGCCGGTGGTGGTCCGCCACCGTCTGGAGGCGGTGGCGGTGGTGGCGGCCGCGGCGGTGGTGGCGGTCCTCCCGGTCGCGGTGGACGCGGCGGTCGAGGAGGTGGTGACCGCGGTGGGTGGGGCGGCGGTCGCGGCGGCGACCGTGGCGGAGACCGCGGCGGCGACAGGCGCGGGTACGGCGGAGGCGGCGGCGACCGCGGCAGCGGTGGCGGTGCGATGAGAGGCGAGGGCGG AGGAAGGGATCGGCAGAGACCGTATTAA
- the LOC142972427 gene encoding uncharacterized protein LOC142972427 — protein sequence MSSYVDMSLEDIIKKKRENARDKRTKIKPQPQNKFKQITDARNKIILKKRTQITDARDKLAELAKQKDARLKLEKLRQERGQIPGQNRNLFQTRGERKFSRAALKNERVFTDSSRQVVSQPLHVSKLVQKRQLNVGRQLNVGRQLNTGKQFGAGRQLTTGRNHTGRQQLNTDKFSEGRSIGKPNFHDFKSSQKIKPIIRTVENDIEIIDDPMDVEYVPPKQMLANRQTSLQLKIITHNNDMHENRIATIHRSALTEKEKSPPRPPSILKKRPMAALKSDTKVQPVEKPALEFRIIVSNLRNTVTAGDIEELFGDVGGMLESRLVRTGTAEVIYKTQEDAQRAVDLYHNRQLDGQPMNCLLVTPRSTAPAARNSSKPALYSTNSNVEPDISTFHKVLFSNL from the exons ATGTCTTCATATGTTGATATGAGCTtagaagatattattaaaaaaaagagagAAAATGCAAG AGATAAAAGAACTAAAATCAAACCGCAGCCGcaaaacaaatttaaacaaataactgatGCTAGGAATAAAATCATATTGAAAAAACGAACTCAGATAACAGATGCGAGAGATAAACTTGCCGAGCTGGCGAAGCAAAAAGATGCACGTCTCAAATTGGAGAAATTGCGTCAAGAAAGA GGTCAAATTCCAGGACAAAACAGAAATCTTTTCCAAACCCGTGGAGAAAGAAAGTTTTCCAGGGCAGCACTGAAAAATGAGAGAG TGTTTACAGACTCCTCAAGACAAGTAGTTTCTCAACCTCTGCATGTCTCCAAGTTGGTTCAGAAACGTCAGCTCAATGTTGGGAGACAACTCAATGTGGGAAGGCAACTCAACACTGGTAAGCAGTTCGGTGCTGGGAGGCAGCTCACTACTGGAAGAAACCATACTGGAAGACAGCAGCTCAACACTGACAAGTTTTCTGAAGGCAGATCTATTGGGAAACCAAACTTCCATg attttaaaagctCACAAAAAATCAAACCTATTATTAGAACAGTTgaaaatgacattgaaataatagATGACCCTATGGATGTTGAATATGTACCTCCAAAACAGATGTTAGCAAATCGCCAAACAAGCTTGCAGCTCAAAATTATTACTCACAATAATGATATGCATGAAAATAGGATTGCAACAATTCACAG atCTGCTCTtacagaaaaagaaaaaagccCACCAAGACCTCCATCTATTCTTAAAAAACGTCCAATGGCAGCTTTAAAGAGTGACACAAAAGTGCAGCCAGTTGAGAAACCTGCCTTAGAGTTCAGAATTATTGTGAGCAATTTAAGGAACACTGTAACTGCAGGGGATATTGAG gAGTTGTTTGGGGATGTTGGTGGTATGCTGGAGTCCCGCTTGGTTCGAACTGGCACTGCTgaagttatttacaaaacacaaGAAGATGCCCAGAGAGCTGTTGATCTGTATCACAACAGACAATTAGATGGTCAGCCAATGAACTGTCTCCTTGTGACACCAAGATCAACTGCCCCAGCCGCACG GAACAGCAGCAAACCTGCACTATACAGCACAAATTCTAATGTGGAACCTGATATCTCTACTTTCCATAAAGTGCTATTCAgtaatttgtaa
- the LOC142972426 gene encoding uncharacterized protein LOC142972426, which translates to MMDREDGEMSDDNAMVVDDVKEPISFIENDCEVIYRADKKGIIIEKLEKVDAFKIEERAKRFGLNLTGNKIITQRQIDELYSNFGIESGNERHFRFDALNLSGVDGLSTKEIFQYLEDYKPLSLEWIDDISCNVVCQDHISAALALLVHSREIKDENLKQMLSEKSDHNWREGMPHPKKDLILMRFATNGDKKVVKNKPRQNIDEYYDRTMDSNSKNPWGDLCKSWGVYDHQEVFHKPLYKNEDDEEDDVEEEPVKVIKIKNKNLASRLGKRHMSRNDLKHKHSDDSSSDSEWKVKSKAPRMRMHADDEESKQKKKQALQYSKDVNSDGYSPLSIEIENSRNNYSQRKQTLLSDKFRKLTKHTPKNNVQSRLGEKVVPVDNSNSSDDSSDDSDSYVTSRVHKVSSTIKNTNSVWSRLDIKQSSVSNSSVQSDLRNILKTRKQKPNDLRERLGQTKQSNLRIEIDNNYAHDL; encoded by the exons ATGATGGACAGGGAAGATGGAGAAATGAGTGACGACAATGCAATGGTTGTTGATGATGTAAAAGAACCAATTTCATTTATTGAAAACGACTGTGAAGTT ATTTATAGAGCTGATAAAAAGGgcataattattgaaaaattggAAAAGGTTGATGCCTTTAAAATAGAAGAAAGAGCCAAGAGATTTGGTCTTAATCTAACagggaataaaattattacccAAAGACAGATAGATGAACTGTACTCCAACTTTGGTATAGAAAGTGGGAATGAAAGACATTTTCGCTTTGATGCACTTAATTTGAGTGGAGTTGATGGACTCTCAACTAAGgagatatttcaatatttagaaGATTACAAACCATTGTCCTTAGAATGGATAGATGATATTTCAT GTAATGTTGTCTGTCAAGATCATATTTCTGCTGCACTGGCATTGTTAGTTCATTCTAGAGAAATTAAAGATGAAAACTTGAAACAAATGCTTTCTGAAAAATCTGATCATAACTGGAGAGAAGGCATGCCACATCCAAAAAAGGATCTAATATTGATGAGGTTTGCAACAAATGGAGATAAAAAAGTTGTCAAAAACAAGCCCAgacaaaatattgatgaatattATGATCGAACTATGGACTCTAATAGTAAAAATCCATGGGGTGATTTATGTAAGTCATGGGGTGTTTATGATCATCAAGAAGTGTTTCATAAACCTCTCTACAAAAATGAAGATGATGAAGAAGATGATGTGGAAGAAGAACCTGTAAAAGTAAtcaaaattaagaataaaaatttaGCTAGTAGACTTGGTAAGAGACATATGAGCAGAAATGATTTGAAACACAAGCATTCTGATGATAGCAGTTCAGATTCAGAATGGAAAGTAAAGTCAAAAGCTCCAAGAATGAGGATGCATGCAGATGATGAAGAATCAAAACAGAAGAAGAAACAAGCTTTACAATATTCCAAAGATGTCAATTCAGATGGATATTCACCATTGtcaattgaaattgaaaattctCGAAATAATTATTCACAAAGAAAGCAAACTTTGTTATCAGACAAGTTTAGGAAGCTTACAAAACACACACCTAAGAATAATGTACAATCTCGCCTTGGAGAAAAAGTTGTTCCGGTAGATAATAGCAACTCTAGTGATGATTCATCAGATGACTCTGATAGCTATGTTACTAGCCGAGTGCATAAAGTGAGCAGcactattaaaaatacaaatagtgtATGGTCCAGACTGGATATCAAACAGAGCAGTGTAAGCAATTCGAGTGTTCAAAGCGACTTGCGTAATATACTGAAAACAAGAAAGCAGAAACCTAACGATCTAAGAGAAAGATTGGGCCAAACAAAGCAGAGTAATTTACGCATTGAAATAGACAATAATTACGCACATGATTTATAG
- the MICAL-like gene encoding MICAL-like protein isoform X1, producing MSERKGTKALELWCKRLVRDCPEVHIDNMTTSWRDGIAFCALVHHFRPDLIDMSELKPENIYENNLLAYSVAEKHLGIPSLLDPEDMVENDVPDRLSILTYLSQFYQRLGHTVNTKVSESESKLSPQTSTTESSAPIRFGKTGLDKCAACGLPVYLAQRLLVSHKLYHRRCFRCSKCSGHLNPKNFEIVEGSEFTCDSCKNEKTLSKYLNNNDRDQMGMLAFTDNLLETKTVSNEEPVSPKHKSRPQSILDKINMFEKNIEKDTNNDHRNSNPSLKDYSHNKHEELHSNNRSQSETDSKQVLISVDTKMENEEVFSKNIPDKVYKSNIEKFNFLQTQLCEETNNDKCLENVEVTETKDKDCVNNIDNNDIKAEEQIDMSNSVHTETSNVTDDSRIANNTSSTVEHPPSLEPSVELPNNQEISICVPPRRKKQNAIEKALASAKKKEEETKADLVEYPDHLNPFSDDEEEDVKPQSSAKKVSTNPFGSSDEEDDDVPPIQKPPQPPSTDATPVKRLIAVNPFWSDGEEPSSDDEETHSKSSMYRSSMATSTPNLPGSMSKRKKAKAPPPPPVISISEAPKLNQPSTSMDDVASISSFSSYNSTLNSDQKSVGKATPILKKRRPAPTPPDSLSTASVGGGSLEKGINTSGTRSIISDVCRRTKGPAPGLPLPERREVKMQMSPEELQVQLDLLETQQLGLERQGVLIERMIRDKCEGDEAETVPQEEVEDLVIQLCELVNEKNDLFRKQTELMYIRRQQRLEQEQADIEHEIRIIQSRPAVNRIDADKAREEQLVLRLVEIVRMRDELVQQIDAERRRERQEDLAIAASIASKRAQRNSESNSSSMKSVEVLPTPKKNKVKDKVKKQLKKAKHTLIAKKKEDSSERKEEKTTTKTEKDKKAK from the exons atgtctGAACGTAAAGGTACTAAAGCTCTAGAATTATGGTGCAAGCGCTTAGTGAGGGACTGTCCTGAAGTGCATATAGATAATATGACAACATCATGGAGAGATGGTATAGCATTCTGTGCTCTAGTCCATCACTTCAGGCCGGATCTGAT TGATATGTCTGAATTGAAACCTGAGAATATCTATGAGAACAATCTATTAGCATACAGTGTGGCTGAGAAGCACCTCGGAATACCTTCACTGTTGGACCCTGAGGATATGGTGGAGAATGATGTGCCTGACAGATTGTCTATATTAACATACTTGTCCCAGTTTTATCAACGCTTGGGCCATACAG TTAATACAAAAGTGAGTGAGAGTGAATCCAAGCTATCACCTCAAACATCAACGACGGAGTCATCT GCACCAATAAGGTTTGGCAAAACTGGTCTAGACAAATGTGCAGCATGTGGCCTTCCTGTGTACCTTGCCCAGCGCCTACTTGTTTCACATAAACTGTATCACAGGAGATGTTTCCGTTGTTCTAAATGCTCTGGACATTTAAATCCTAAGAATTTTGAGATAGTCGAAGGATCTGAATTTACCTGTGATAGTTGTAAAAATGAAAAGACGTTGTCTAAGTATCTTAACAATAATGATCGTGATCAAATGGGCATGCTGGCATTTACCGATAACTTGCTTGAAACAAAAACAGTCTCGAATGAGGAGCCAGTTAGCCCTAAACACAAGTCAAGACCACAATCTATTTTAG acaaaataaacatgtttgagaaaaatatagaaaaagacACAAATAACGACCATAGAAACTCAAACCCCTCATTAAAAGACTACTCTCACAATAAACATGAAGAACTTCATAGCAATAATAGATCTCAAAGTGAAACAGACTCGAAACAAGTACTTATAAGTGTGGATACGAAAATGGAAAACGAAGAAGTATTTAGTAAGAACATTCCAGACAAAGTATACaaaagtaatattgaaaagTTTAATTTCTTACAAACACAATTATGTGAAGAAACCAACAATGATAAGTGTTTAGAAAATGTAGAAGTAACAGAAACAAAAGACAAAGactgtgtaaataatattgataataatgatattaaagCAGAAGAACAAATTGATATGAGTAACAGTGTACATACAGAGACTAGTAATGTAACAGACGACAGTAGAATAGCGAACAACACGTCGTCGACTGTGGAGCATCCTCCGTCCTTAGAGCCGTCAGTAGAGTTGCCAAATAATCAAGAAATAAGTATATGCGTTCCTCCTAGAAGGAAAAAACAGAATGCCATAGAAAAGGCTCTAGCATCTGCTAAGAAGAAAGAAGAGGAAACTAAAGCAGATTTGGTTGAATATCCAGATCATTTGAATCCGTTTTCAGATGACGAAGAGGAG gaTGTTAAACCGCAATCATCAGCTAAAAAGGTGAGCACAAATCCGTTTGGAAGCAGTGACGAGGAAGACGATGATGTACCGCCGATACAGAAGCCGCCGCAGCCGCCTTCAACAGATGCCACACCTGT GAAAAGACTAATAGCCGTGAATCCATTCTGGTCCGACGGGGAAGAGCCATCGTCGGATGATGAGGAAACACACAGTAAGAG CTCGATGTATAGATCTTCAATGGCAACAAGTACACCGAATCTCCCAGGAAGCATGTCTAAGCGGAAAAAGGCGAAagcgccgccgccaccgccagTCATATCAATATCAGAGGCACCGAAACTCAACCAGCCGTCCACTTCTATGGACGACGTCGCAAGCATATCCTCGTTTAGTTCATACAACTCAACACTCAACTCTGATCAA AAATCAGTTGGAAAGGCTACCCCTATTCTTAAGAAACGACGACCAGCGCCTACTCCTCCTGATAGTCTTTCTACAGCATCGGTTGGAGGAGGTTCCTTAGAGAAGGGAATCAACACTTCAGGCACAAGAAGTATTATATCAGATG TGTGTCGCCGAACGAAAGGTCCAGCGCCAGGATTACCACTCCCGGAGCGTCGGGAAGTGAAGATGCAAATGTCTCCTGAAGAGTTGCAAGTACAACTAGACCTGCTGGAGACGCAGCAGCTCGGCCTCGAGCGGCAGGGAGTGCTCATCGAACGAATGATACGCGACAAGTGTGAGG GCGATGAAGCGGAAACCGTGCCACAAGAAGAAGTGGAAGATTTAGTCATTCAACTGTGTGAACTAGTCAACGAGAAGAACGACTTGTTCAGAAAACAAACTGAGTTGATGTACat tcgACGACAACAAAGACTAGAACAAGAGCAAGCTGATATTGAACATGAAATCCGTATTATACAATCCCGGCCCGCTGTCAATCGAATTGATGCTGATAAG GCCCGTGAAGAGCAACTGGTATTGCGTCTCGTAGAAATAGTGCGCATGCGTGATGAGCTCGTGCAACAAATAGACGCAGAGCGACGTCGCGAGCGACAAGAGGACCTCGCCATTGCTGCTTCAATCGCTAGTAAGAGag CTCAAAGAAATAGTGAATCTAATAGTTCGTCTATGAAATCAGTAGAAGTACTACCAACgcctaaaaaaaacaaagtaaaagacaaagttaaaaaacaattgaagaaaGCCAAACATACATTAATTGCAAAGAAAAAGGAAGATTCAAGTGAACGCAAAGAAGAAAAAACTACGACAAAAACAGAGAAAGACAAAAAAGCTAAATAA
- the MICAL-like gene encoding MICAL-like protein isoform X2, which produces MSERKGTKALELWCKRLVRDCPEVHIDNMTTSWRDGIAFCALVHHFRPDLIDMSELKPENIYENNLLAYSVAEKHLGIPSLLDPEDMVENDVPDRLSILTYLSQFYQRLGHTVNTKVSESESKLSPQTSTTESSAPIRFGKTGLDKCAACGLPVYLAQRLLVSHKLYHRRCFRCSKCSGHLNPKNFEIVEGSEFTCDSCKNEKTLSKYLNNNDRDQMGMLAFTDNLLETKTVSNEEPVSPKHKSRPQSILDKINMFEKNIEKDTNNDHRNSNPSLKDYSHNKHEELHSNNRSQSETDSKQVLISVDTKMENEEVFSKNIPDKVYKSNIEKFNFLQTQLCEETNNDKCLENVEVTETKDKDCVNNIDNNDIKAEEQIDMSNSVHTETSNVTDDSRIANNTSSTVEHPPSLEPSVELPNNQEISICVPPRRKKQNAIEKALASAKKKEEETKADLVEYPDHLNPFSDDEEEDVKPQSSAKKVSTNPFGSSDEEDDDVPPIQKPPQPPSTDATPVKRLIAVNPFWSDGEEPSSDDEETHSKSSMYRSSMATSTPNLPGSMSKRKKAKAPPPPPVISISEAPKLNQPSTSMDDVASISSFSSYNSTLNSDQKSVGKATPILKKRRPAPTPPDSLSTASVGGGSLEKGINTSGTRSIISDVCRRTKGPAPGLPLPERREVKMQMSPEELQVQLDLLETQQLGLERQGVLIERMIRDKCDEAETVPQEEVEDLVIQLCELVNEKNDLFRKQTELMYIRRQQRLEQEQADIEHEIRIIQSRPAVNRIDADKAREEQLVLRLVEIVRMRDELVQQIDAERRRERQEDLAIAASIASKRAQRNSESNSSSMKSVEVLPTPKKNKVKDKVKKQLKKAKHTLIAKKKEDSSERKEEKTTTKTEKDKKAK; this is translated from the exons atgtctGAACGTAAAGGTACTAAAGCTCTAGAATTATGGTGCAAGCGCTTAGTGAGGGACTGTCCTGAAGTGCATATAGATAATATGACAACATCATGGAGAGATGGTATAGCATTCTGTGCTCTAGTCCATCACTTCAGGCCGGATCTGAT TGATATGTCTGAATTGAAACCTGAGAATATCTATGAGAACAATCTATTAGCATACAGTGTGGCTGAGAAGCACCTCGGAATACCTTCACTGTTGGACCCTGAGGATATGGTGGAGAATGATGTGCCTGACAGATTGTCTATATTAACATACTTGTCCCAGTTTTATCAACGCTTGGGCCATACAG TTAATACAAAAGTGAGTGAGAGTGAATCCAAGCTATCACCTCAAACATCAACGACGGAGTCATCT GCACCAATAAGGTTTGGCAAAACTGGTCTAGACAAATGTGCAGCATGTGGCCTTCCTGTGTACCTTGCCCAGCGCCTACTTGTTTCACATAAACTGTATCACAGGAGATGTTTCCGTTGTTCTAAATGCTCTGGACATTTAAATCCTAAGAATTTTGAGATAGTCGAAGGATCTGAATTTACCTGTGATAGTTGTAAAAATGAAAAGACGTTGTCTAAGTATCTTAACAATAATGATCGTGATCAAATGGGCATGCTGGCATTTACCGATAACTTGCTTGAAACAAAAACAGTCTCGAATGAGGAGCCAGTTAGCCCTAAACACAAGTCAAGACCACAATCTATTTTAG acaaaataaacatgtttgagaaaaatatagaaaaagacACAAATAACGACCATAGAAACTCAAACCCCTCATTAAAAGACTACTCTCACAATAAACATGAAGAACTTCATAGCAATAATAGATCTCAAAGTGAAACAGACTCGAAACAAGTACTTATAAGTGTGGATACGAAAATGGAAAACGAAGAAGTATTTAGTAAGAACATTCCAGACAAAGTATACaaaagtaatattgaaaagTTTAATTTCTTACAAACACAATTATGTGAAGAAACCAACAATGATAAGTGTTTAGAAAATGTAGAAGTAACAGAAACAAAAGACAAAGactgtgtaaataatattgataataatgatattaaagCAGAAGAACAAATTGATATGAGTAACAGTGTACATACAGAGACTAGTAATGTAACAGACGACAGTAGAATAGCGAACAACACGTCGTCGACTGTGGAGCATCCTCCGTCCTTAGAGCCGTCAGTAGAGTTGCCAAATAATCAAGAAATAAGTATATGCGTTCCTCCTAGAAGGAAAAAACAGAATGCCATAGAAAAGGCTCTAGCATCTGCTAAGAAGAAAGAAGAGGAAACTAAAGCAGATTTGGTTGAATATCCAGATCATTTGAATCCGTTTTCAGATGACGAAGAGGAG gaTGTTAAACCGCAATCATCAGCTAAAAAGGTGAGCACAAATCCGTTTGGAAGCAGTGACGAGGAAGACGATGATGTACCGCCGATACAGAAGCCGCCGCAGCCGCCTTCAACAGATGCCACACCTGT GAAAAGACTAATAGCCGTGAATCCATTCTGGTCCGACGGGGAAGAGCCATCGTCGGATGATGAGGAAACACACAGTAAGAG CTCGATGTATAGATCTTCAATGGCAACAAGTACACCGAATCTCCCAGGAAGCATGTCTAAGCGGAAAAAGGCGAAagcgccgccgccaccgccagTCATATCAATATCAGAGGCACCGAAACTCAACCAGCCGTCCACTTCTATGGACGACGTCGCAAGCATATCCTCGTTTAGTTCATACAACTCAACACTCAACTCTGATCAA AAATCAGTTGGAAAGGCTACCCCTATTCTTAAGAAACGACGACCAGCGCCTACTCCTCCTGATAGTCTTTCTACAGCATCGGTTGGAGGAGGTTCCTTAGAGAAGGGAATCAACACTTCAGGCACAAGAAGTATTATATCAGATG TGTGTCGCCGAACGAAAGGTCCAGCGCCAGGATTACCACTCCCGGAGCGTCGGGAAGTGAAGATGCAAATGTCTCCTGAAGAGTTGCAAGTACAACTAGACCTGCTGGAGACGCAGCAGCTCGGCCTCGAGCGGCAGGGAGTGCTCATCGAACGAATGATACGCGACAAGT GCGATGAAGCGGAAACCGTGCCACAAGAAGAAGTGGAAGATTTAGTCATTCAACTGTGTGAACTAGTCAACGAGAAGAACGACTTGTTCAGAAAACAAACTGAGTTGATGTACat tcgACGACAACAAAGACTAGAACAAGAGCAAGCTGATATTGAACATGAAATCCGTATTATACAATCCCGGCCCGCTGTCAATCGAATTGATGCTGATAAG GCCCGTGAAGAGCAACTGGTATTGCGTCTCGTAGAAATAGTGCGCATGCGTGATGAGCTCGTGCAACAAATAGACGCAGAGCGACGTCGCGAGCGACAAGAGGACCTCGCCATTGCTGCTTCAATCGCTAGTAAGAGag CTCAAAGAAATAGTGAATCTAATAGTTCGTCTATGAAATCAGTAGAAGTACTACCAACgcctaaaaaaaacaaagtaaaagacaaagttaaaaaacaattgaagaaaGCCAAACATACATTAATTGCAAAGAAAAAGGAAGATTCAAGTGAACGCAAAGAAGAAAAAACTACGACAAAAACAGAGAAAGACAAAAAAGCTAAATAA
- the LOC142972428 gene encoding uncharacterized protein LOC142972428, with amino-acid sequence MIIFVTVLYFVASICTARPNAEIDAQNMITVPPNCPEGQQLVNGQCREIWKSVTAVPSNIVTVPTNCPPGQEWVNGQCRDIWRAVTAAPANIVTVPTNCPVGQEYVNGQCRDIWFRAQNGEGDSYQNPLEWPKNTVTVPPNCKPGQQFVNGQCRDIWRIFDSKNMITVPPNCPPGQQLVNGQCRDIWRSHNTVDKFFEELRSIANRVKRQIGTTEELFNTNGSGNRNVINVPNQCIDGYRPDALGNCRPILF; translated from the exons atgattatatttgtaACGGTGTTATACTTTGTCGCCAGTATTTGTACTGCTCGCCCTAATGCAGAAATCGACGCGCAAAATATGATAACAGTTCCACCAAATTGCCCAGAGGGTCAACAATTAGTAAATGGACAGTGCAGAGAAATATGGAAATCAGTTACTGCTGTACCTTCCAACATAGTAACAGTTCCAACAAACTGTCCACCGGGTCAAGAGTGGGTAAACGGACAATGTAGAGATATATGGAGAGCTGTTACAGCTGCTCCTGCCAACATCGTGACAGTGCCAACGAATTGCCCAGTAGGACAAGAATACGTTAACGGCCAGTGCCGCGATATCTGGTTCAGAGCGCAAAATGGAGAAGG AGATTCTTATCAAAATCCTCTTGAGTGGCCTAAGAATACTGTTACTGTACCGCCCAATTGCAAGCCTGGTCAACAATTCGTAAATGGGCAGTGTCGTGATATTTGGAGGATCTTCGACTCAAAAAATATGATCACCGTTCCTCCTAATTGCCCACCTGGTCAACAATTAGTCAATGGACAATGTCGCGATATATGGAG ATCTCACAACACCGTCGATAAATTCTTTGAAGAGTTACGGAGTATTGCGAACAGGGTAAAAAGGCAAATCGGAACCACGGAGGAGCTGTTTAATACCAATGGTTCAGGGAATAGAAACGTTATCAATGTACCAAATCAGTGCATCGATGGATACAGGCCCGATGCTCTTGGAAATTGCCGCCCAATACTATTCTAA